A genomic segment from Malus domestica chromosome 05, GDT2T_hap1 encodes:
- the LOC103445231 gene encoding uncharacterized protein isoform X2, with translation MEGIGGLRHLFMTVFLTAFANFAVVPAITDITVLALCPGRDECSLAIYLSGFQQAIIGVGTVVMTPVIGNLSDVYGRKSLLTIPMILSIIPLVIMAYSRETSFFYAYYVLRTVTAMVGEASITCLALAYVADNVAERERISAFAILAGITSAAIVCGTLAARFLSAASTFQVAAFASILSTVYMGIFLKESLPGGDSTLRQPILKGGVSEVADEGDVYSPKTTQVFKKIPSPGELISLLRSSKILSQAAVVSFFQSLAEGGMQASLLYFLKARFHFNKNQFADLMLIFSVSGATSQLLFMPMLAPAIGEEKLLTIGLLMGSICMFLNSISWAVWVPYAATLFNVFGYLVQPSIRSIVSKQVGPHDQGKAQGCILGISSFANIVSPLLFSPLTALFLSEEAPFNFPGFSIMCMGLAPMIGFVQSLMIKASPKKTSSNVCVESP, from the exons atggagggcATTGGAGGATTGAGGCATCTGTTTATGACAGTGTTTTTGACTGCGTTTGCAAACTTCGCGGTGGTTCCAGCCATAACTGATATCACCGTGCTGGCTCTTTGCCCTGGTCGAGATGAGTGCTCCCTTGCCATTTACCTCTCTGGTTTTCAACAAGCG ATCATAGGAGTGGGAACGGTGGTGATGACTCCAGTAATTGGGAATCTGTCGGATGTGTACGGGAGGAAGTCGCTTCTCACGATCCCAATGATACTATCCATTATTCCACTAG TGATAATGGCGTATAGCAGGGAGACAAGCTTCTTTTATGCCTACTATGTGCTGAGGACAGTAACTGCCATGGTAGGCGAAGCCAGCATCACCTGCCTCGCTCTTGCTTATGTG GCCGACAATGTTGCAGAGAGAGAACGAATATCTGCATTTGCAATTCTTGCTGGTATTACTTCAGCAGCAATTGTATGTGGAACCTTAGCAGCTCGTTTCCTCTCCGCTGCTTCAACATTTCAG GTTGCTGCCTTTGCATCAATACTGTCAACTGTCTACATGGGAATTTTTCTCAAGGAGAGCTTGCCGGGCGGCGATAGTACTTTGAGGCAGCCTATCTTGAAAGGAGGAGTATCAGAAGTTGCTGATGAAGGTGATGTCTACTCACCGAAGACGACACAAGTATTTAAGAAAATTCCATCTCCAGGAGAGTTGATTTCCCTACTAAGGAGTAG TAAGATTCTGTCACAAGCAGCAGTTGTTTCCTTCTTTCAGAGCCTGGCAGAGGGTGGCATGCAAGCTTCATTATTG TATTTCTTAAAGGCTCGTTTCCACTTCAACAAGAATCAGTTTGCTGATCTAATGCTGATTTTTTCGGTATCAGGGGCTACATCACAG TTGCTTTTCATGCCTATGTTGGCACCTGCTATAGGAGAGGAAAAGTTGCTTACAATTGGGCTCCTAATGGGCAGTATATGT ATGTTTCTTAACAGCATTTCATGGGCAGTTTGG GTTCCTTATGCTGCGACTCTGTTTAATGTTTTCGGATATTTAGTGCAGCCAAGC ATACGCAGCATTGTATCAAAACAAGTTGGACCCCATGATCAG GGAAAGGCTCAAGGATGCATTTTAGGCATAAGCTCCTTTGCCAACATTGTTTCTCCATTACTTTTTAGTCCTCTAACAG CTTTATTCCTGTCTGAAGAAGCTCCATTTAATTTCCCTGGCTTCAGTATTATGTGCATGGGCCTAGCACCG ATGATTGGCTTCGTTCAGAGCCTAATGATTAAGGCTTCTCCTAAAAAAACCAGCAGCAACGTCTGCGTTGAATCTCCCTAG
- the LOC103445231 gene encoding uncharacterized protein isoform X1, whose translation MEGIGGLRHLFMTVFLTAFANFAVVPAITDITVLALCPGRDECSLAIYLSGFQQAIIGVGTVVMTPVIGNLSDVYGRKSLLTIPMILSIIPLVIMAYSRETSFFYAYYVLRTVTAMVGEASITCLALAYVADNVAERERISAFAILAGITSAAIVCGTLAARFLSAASTFQVAAFASILSTVYMGIFLKESLPGGDSTLRQPILKGGVSEVADEGDVYSPKTTQVFKKIPSPGELISLLRSSKILSQAAVVSFFQSLAEGGMQASLLYFLKARFHFNKNQFADLMLIFSVSGATSQLLFMPMLAPAIGEEKLLTIGLLMGSICMFLNSISWAVWVPYAATLFNVFGYLVQPSIRSIVSKQVGPHDQGKAQGCILGISSFANIVSPLLFSPLTALFLSEEAPFNFPGFSIMCMGLAPMIGFVQSLMIKASPKKTSSNVCVESP comes from the exons atggagggcATTGGAGGATTGAGGCATCTGTTTATGACAGTGTTTTTGACTGCGTTTGCAAACTTCGCGGTGGTTCCAGCCATAACTGATATCACCGTGCTGGCTCTTTGCCCTGGTCGAGATGAGTGCTCCCTTGCCATTTACCTCTCTGGTTTTCAACAAGCG ATCATAGGAGTGGGAACGGTGGTGATGACTCCAGTAATTGGGAATCTGTCGGATGTGTACGGGAGGAAGTCGCTTCTCACGATCCCAATGATACTATCCATTATTCCACTAG TGATAATGGCGTATAGCAGGGAGACAAGCTTCTTTTATGCCTACTATGTGCTGAGGACAGTAACTGCCATGGTAGGCGAAGCCAGCATCACCTGCCTCGCTCTTGCTTATGTG GCCGACAATGTTGCAGAGAGAGAACGAATATCTGCATTTGCAATTCTTGCTGGTATTACTTCAGCAGCAATTGTATGTGGAACCTTAGCAGCTCGTTTCCTCTCCGCTGCTTCAACATTTCAG GTTGCTGCCTTTGCATCAATACTGTCAACTGTCTACATGGGAATTTTTCTCAAGGAGAGCTTGCCGGGCGGCGATAGTACTTTGAGGCAGCCTATCTTGAAAGGAGGAGTATCAGAAGTTGCTGATGAAGGTGATGTCTACTCACCGAAGACGACACAAGTATTTAAGAAAATTCCATCTCCAGGAGAGTTGATTTCCCTACTAAGGAGTAG TAAGATTCTGTCACAAGCAGCAGTTGTTTCCTTCTTTCAGAGCCTGGCAGAGGGTGGCATGCAAGCTTCATTATTG TATTTCTTAAAGGCTCGTTTCCACTTCAACAAGAATCAGTTTGCTGATCTAATGCTGATTTTTTCGGTATCAGGGGCTACATCACAG TTGCTTTTCATGCCTATGTTGGCACCTGCTATAGGAGAGGAAAAGTTGCTTACAATTGGGCTCCTAATGGGCAGTATATGT ATGTTTCTTAACAGCATTTCATGGGCAGTTTGG GTTCCTTATGCTGCGACTCTGTTTAATGTTTTCGGATATTTAGTGCAGCCAAGC ATACGCAGCATTGTATCAAAACAAGTTGGACCCCATGATCAG GGAAAGGCTCAAGGATGCATTTTAGGCATAAGCTCCTTTGCCAACATTGTTTCTCCATTACTTTTTAGTCCTCTAACAG CTTTATTCCTGTCTGAAGAAGCTCCATTTAATTTCCCTGGCTTCAGTATTATGTGCATGGGCCTAGCACCG ATGATTGGCTTCGTTCAGAGCCTAATGATTAAGGCTTCTCCTAAAAAAACCAGCAGCAACGTCTGCGTTGAATCTCCCTA A
- the LOC103412108 gene encoding uncharacterized protein encodes MEALISSYSPTITSSASSFSVFSPRKSLPSRPFQLPLASKGNENESNPKLDSKEINRLPILSNRHLSLSPLSKDAAMGLVMGAATGRGWTTGSGMEGPPAPAGVQTQSTENVSTFPWSLFTKSPRRRMLVAFTCNICGQRTTRAINPHAYTDGTVFVQCCGCNAFHKLVDHLNLFHEMKCYVSPGFNYKGNGWEAVNFKYLEMDDDKGNDDIFPIQ; translated from the exons ATGGAAGCCCTGATCAGCTCGTATTCTCCTACAATCACGTCGTCCGCTTCTTCCTTCTCCGTTTTCTCTCCCCGAAAGTCCCTCCCTTCACGGCCCTTTCAGCTTCCGCTCGCCTCCAAAG GAAACGAGAATGAATCAAATCCGAAGTTGGATTCCAAAGAAATCAATCGCCTTCCGATTCTCAGCAATCGCCATCTCTCCCTCTCACCACTCTCCAag GACGCAGCAATGGGACTGGTGATGGGTGCGGCGACAGGAAGAGGGTGGACTACAGGTTCTGGAATGGAAGGCCCTCCTGCCCCTGCTGGGGTTCAGACACAAAGCACAGAGAATGTCTCCACTTTTCCCTGGTCTCTATTCACCAAATCGCCTCGCCGGAGGATGCTTGTAGCTTTCACTTGTAACATTTGTGGGCAGAGGACAACGCGGGCAATTAACCCCCATGCTTACACTGACGGCACCGTCTTTGTGCAG TGTTGTggatgcaatgcatttcatAAGCTCGTGGATCATTTGAACCTGTTTCATGAGATGAAGTGCTATGTGAGTCCAGGTTTTAATTACAAAGGTAACGGGTGGGAAGCTGTTAACTTCAAATATCTGGAGATGGATGATGATAAAGGTAATGATGACATATTTCCCATCCAATGA